The Raphanus sativus cultivar WK10039 chromosome 2, ASM80110v3, whole genome shotgun sequence DNA segment CTTAACAACCATGTTATAACAAGTGAACCCGCAATGGTCACTTGGGTCCAGAAAACTAAAAAGCGGTCTCTTGCCCACTTTCTCCATCAATTCCCAACCGATGCGTTTCCCATACCGCGCCGCAAACATAGCCGTGAGCTTAATAACTCCAAGCACCTCGGGTGAGACACCAAAGATAGTAGACCACGGAGCGGACATGGGCCTTCTCAGAGTTTGCTCCTTTAGCTGCGCTATCATCACGGAACGACGTTGAGGTAGAGGCATGACGTCAGAGTAGCCAACAACGTCCATGTAGGCTAAGTAGTCTGCAGCAGCAGTAAAAGCGTCCACTTCCATCACCGACCTCCTGCACACTCCCATTTTCACCTGCTCCAGCTGAAGAAGGTGGAAAAATAACTCGAGTGCCTTGCCCAAAAAATCGCAACTTCTATTCACCTCTTTAGAAGGCTTCAATATCGAGGCGTAGACTCGACGAAACTCGATATAAACAACCCTCCTGATATGATTTACGTTCAGGAACCCAAACTCAGTAGACGCTATCTTCTCCAAAGCCTTTTGAAAAGCGATCCCATATCGGATTACAAACAGCGCTGTGAGCTTAATAGTACAAAGCTCATTGGGCCTGATATCTTGAGGAAATGCGTAGGCAATGCTGCTAGGCATCATACGCCTATTCAAGATAGCTTCACCACTACTAGACCGAGTTATCTTCTTTTCCTCTATCAGAACAAAGTAGATACCAAAAGGATCTTTCAGCATTACACTTTCGTTTCCTGTAGGCCTTTTTTGCTCAACTTCAACAAATCTTTTATCATGTCTTAGCCGTCCAATAGAGTCGAGGTCTGTACCTAGTTCTACGAAACAATCTCCACAAGCACCCATCGGAGAAATAATTACATACGAGTTGAGCATCTTCAGTTGAACACTTTTGTCTTCGTAGTCATCATCGATTAACTTTGCTTGAAAAGCTTCAGCGTACAACTTGACGGCTTCAGCTACTTTGCCACGTTCTAGAGTAAGACATCGCATTGCTCTCTCAGTACCGAGCACTCTTCCACTGTAGTACCCGTCCAACTGCGTCATTCTCTTTTTCTACGAGAGAGAGACACGATGGAGGCGCCTCGTCGCTGATGTATTGTGTTCCGGTTTTATGGACGACAGTAATGGGCCCTTTTACTAATCCATTAGACCGCCTTTTACTAATTTTAGTTTTCGGATTATCCTAGGATAAATCGGGCTACTCTTTCTTTTCATAGTAAATATTAGGCATGGGCACAAAAACCGGACCCGAGAACTCGAACCggaaccgacccaaaaatcaggatATCAGGTTTATTCGGTTCTTCAGAAATAACAGTTTGAGTCCTAAACTGTTGTATCCGAAAAACCGATATCCAACCCGACCCGAACCAAAaaccgaatgggtatccgaagatatccaaaataaaatatatttcaaaatattatttatagttatatgtataattattttaattttaattataaatttaatatattagttattttcaataatttcgTGTATTTTCGGATAAAATATTGTAGTTCGGATATAAGTACATAAACAAAACTGTGTCAAATgagtatttttggttattttttggtACATCGAAAACCGATATCCAACCCGACCCGAACCAAAaaccgaatgggtatccgaagatatccaaaataaaatatatttcaaaatattatttatagttatatgtataattattttaattttaattataaatttaatatattagttattttcaataatttcgTGTATTTTCGGATAAAATATTGTAGTTCGGATATAAGTACATAAACAAAACTGTGTCAAATgagtatttttggttattttttggtACATCGAAATACTTTGGatacaaaatacccgaaccaATTCGGATAATATGGTTATTTTGGGTACTATTATCTGAACCCGTTacagatacattggttattcgGTTATTTTCATGTTCCTTTACAtcagaaccgaacccacccgaacctggaaagacccgactcgaacctgatctgaaattttataatacccgaatgggttttaattttcaaacccGAAAACCCCAATACCtgaaagaaccgatccgtacttgaatgggtacccgaacgcccagacCTAGTAAATATCATTCTGACTTTTTTTTACTTGTTAcgagaaaatattattttataatcaatgcaaattatattttatttcaattgaaaattaattacaaactgattttataaataaccttatttatctcaaatattattggtcaaaTAGTTGTAATTAAgaacaatttacatatatttcagtcattttttgaatatgtatgaaaatatcaaaatgagaCTTATTCATAAACAAaggaaataataaatattaaaactatttttaaactTGCAGATGGTTAAGATCTTGGACATTAGGAAAAACttgaaaatgatattttgatttgtaaatgCTTAAATTCTTCATTTTTCATGTTGTAAGATAGTGTACATACTCCATATGTTCCGtaatatatgatgttttgtttGAATACACAAGAAATAAGAAATTTACTTTGTAtaagataatattattaaataatataaattaaatataaatgaaCAAATCACTAATAAGTtaccttaaaaatatttaaaattcttatattttgaaacatcaaaatttctccaaaacatattatattatgGAATAGAGAGGTTATCTTTTAAGTTAGTTTAATCTTTATGCGAATATCAGCTTTCCTGCAGTATTTAGATATTCAAGAGACTCATTTTTATGATCTAAATGGAAACACAAAGAAAGCCAAGCAACAAAGCGACTTACACTTCCCATCTTGAAAAGCGCCAAGTCGCTGTTAACATTTCTCCTGCTTCAACGTTGTTATCTGCAAGTGACTTGTCCTCCTTTAAAACACCTCCTGATTTTCTCCTTAACTTCAGTTCCTTAGCTTGCATTTGCATCATCTTGGCTATCTTCTCCTTCAAACTCGCCACCTTTTCCAATAACCACGAGTCCACTGTTATCTCCATCACTTTCCTTCCATTCACCGTTGGAACAGAAACCTCGACACTAGAAgaaccctaaaaaaaaaaaacgaaatgtAATCACTGCTAATCAGATACAAATTAGCACACACAAACGATCTAGTtggaaaggaaaaagaaaaagaatattacCTCCTCCTGAACATTTGCTGGAGAAGTCTCATGATGAAAAGGGCACAACACATGTGCTCGACTATGAACTAGAGAGGTCTGATCATGAAAAGGGTACACATGTGGATGATGAAGGTTCcccataaaatgataaaaatcttGATCCTCCATCTGAGCAAAAGAGTCTACACATTCCACAAAAGAATACAAATCATCCAAATCTTTAAGCTCATCCTTTTCCTCGTCCCACTGAAGACACTGGAAATATCTTTCAAGAACGATATCCGTGGTATAGAGTAGTTCGAAATTCTCCAACACTTTGGAATAGACCTTAACAACCATGTTATAACAAGTGAACCCACAATCATCACTTGGGTCCAGAAAACTAAAAAGCGGTCTCTTGCCCACTTTCTCCATCAATTCCCAACCGATGCGTTTCCCATACCGCGCCGCAAACATAGCCGTGAGCTTAATAACTCCAAGCACCTCGGGTGAGACACAAAAGATAGTAGACGACCAAGATGGAAGCGGAGCGGACATGGGCCTTCTCAGAGTTTGCTCCTTTAGCTGCGCTATCATCACGGAACGACGTTGAGGTAGAGGCATGACGTCCGAGTAGCCAACAACGTCCATGTAGGCTAAGTAGTCTGCAGCAGCAGTAAAAGCGTCCACTTCCATCACCGATTTGCTCACTCCCATTTTCACCTTCTCTAGCTGAAGAAGGTGGAAAAATAACTCGAGTGCCTTGCCCATAAAATCGCAACTTCTATCCACCTCTTTAGAAGGTTCCAATATTGAGGCGTAGACACCCAAAAAATCGTGGAAAAGACTACCCCTGATATGATTTACCTCCAGAAACCCAAACCATTCTTCAGTAGACGCTACTATCTTCTCCTCCAAAGCTTTTAAAAAAGCGATCCCATAGCGGGTTACAAACAGCGCTGTGAGCTTAATAGTACAAAGCTCATCGGGCCTGACATCTTTAGGAAATTCGTAGGCAATGGGGTCAGGATGACGCCCATAGTACAAGAGACCACCGTgatcattcttcttctttttctacaAAAGACACATAACAATCAGTTTTGAATCGAACTGACTACACTTCTTAgtgtttgtgaaaaaaaaaaagtacctcTACCAGGAGAAAGTAGATACCAAAAGGATCTTTAAGCATTACACTTTCGCTTTCTATAGGGCGTTTCAGATCAACTTCAGCAAATCTTTTGTCATGTCTAAAACGTTGAATAGTGTTGAGGTCTGTGGGTAGTTCTAAAAAacaactgaaacaaaaaaaaagtccatTAGTAAAACTTGAGAGTgtaaagaaaatacaaaaataattgaattGAGCAATAAATAATACTCACTCTCCAGCACCCATTGGAGAAATAATTACATACGAGTTGAGGATTTTCAGTTGAACACTTTTGTTTTCGTACTCATCATCGATTAACTTTGCTTGAAAAGCCTTAGCGTAGAACTCGAGGGCTTCAGGTAATTTGTCAGCTTCTAGAGTAAGATATTGCATTGCTTTCTCAGTGCCGGGCACTCTTCGACTGCCCAACTGCGTcatcctctttctttttctacaaAGGGAAGGGAGATGATTATCAATTTTGACCTAAAATTATCAAATCTTAGGGAGATAATTATCAATTTTGACCTAAAATTATCAAATCTTAGAATAATCGAATcgaattttattaaattttgagtttattAAACAGCGTACCTCAGAGACAACCACCGTAGCCTCGGATGCGACCTAACCGCCTGTAAATAAATATGAGAGCGAGAGCGAGAGCGACGATGGAGGAGCGAGCGAGAGTATTTGTATTTGTGTTCCGACAGTAATGGGCCTTTTACTAACTGGGCTTATATTATGCTGCGCTTGGATAAAAAGGTTTTCTTTCATCACATGTGAAAACCGTTTTATTTGATTCGGAAACGGTTCGTCTCTCTACAATTCTCTCTATTGGCGATCGGGAAAAGTGCATATTTCAACGTGAACTTTACGCGTCGtgcctattccttcacgaactttgtagcagtgcgtattccacactgaactaaacaatttttttaaaatactatatgaactttatgcgtcgtgtctattccttcacgaattttatagtagtgcgtatttcacactgaactaaacaaaaataaaaaaatactgcatagactctcaaaatagtacttatttcaatattgagcgttaaatgtgttagtcatccgttaatttattaaaacaacgttattttgaataaattttgtgaaattaaaaatcaaaataaaatataaactcttaaaattgtgcttatatatattgactgtcaaatgTAAATAGTCATCCTTTAATTTACCAAAAACCTCTCAAAATTGTActtatatattgactgtcaaaagtgttagtcatgttttaatttatcaaaagattttattttggataaattctatgaaattatccgtcaatttgtaattttttattttttataaaatctatcaaaaatgacgttattttgataaattaatgtatgactaacacttttgatttcttaaacagaaaatactaacacttttgacggttaatgtacatatatatatgactacaCCTTTGATttgctgaaaaaaaaaaagacgaacaCCTTTGACGCTCAAAAtcgtgattatatatatacaccgtCAAAAATGTTAGTCTTTCTTTGTCAGTAAGTGAAAGGTGTTAGTCAagtcatacattaatttattaaaacaacgtcattttggataacttttttgtaaaatgaaaaaaaataaaaaacgacggacaatttcatagaatttatccaaaatagtcTTTTGATAAAATCAATGATAACTATTActtttgacagtcaatatatataagcacaattttgagagtgtattttatttttaatttttaatttttaatttcacaaatttatacaaaatgacgttgttttgatacattaacggatgactaacacatttaacactcaatattgaaataagcacgattttgagagtctatgtaatattttttgattttggttttgttcaatgtgaaatacgcactactataaagttcgtgaagaaatagacacgacgcataaagttcatatagtattttaaaaaatttgtttagttcagtgtggaaTACGCACTACTACAAAGTTTGTGGAAGAATAGGCACGACGCGTAAAATTCATATTGAAATAGGCACTTTTTCCATTGGCGATCTAATAAGTTTTCGTGTCCTGTGCGACTTCCGTCGTCGGCCATCACCGAtcgtttttcttgttttttttttatttgtctagTTGTATTATATCCGATCTACTGATCGATTTTTTCTTCCTCATAGTTGGATTTCATCTTCGCTAGGcgattgttatttattttgttgtgTTATTTCGATTCAAACAGAGTGAACTCTCGTGATTattatttctctgttttgaatCGATCAATAAAGTTCCTTTTTCTTAGAAATAACGGATTATCTTTCCTCATCTCTTTcgtgattttattttaaatcccTCGTTGATGTTTGATTTCTCCTTCTGAGGTTGAtgctatttaaatttttgactTATACAAATTTGATGAATGCTAAAGCAAACaaaattgatattttatctAGCAATATATTCCATATTTACCTGactatcaataaaatatattgattggtattttgtaacattaatattttgaattgaGTTGTTTTTAGTTTGTCTTACGCATATCAACAATATAGAGAATGTTTCAATTAActataactaatattattttgaaaaataattaacagtgaattattcattaaaaattaaaaatatcaatatactatttaaaacaccataattattgaaatagaaataccaatcaaaatttatgtaagaaaacatattattgttattaaaatgaCACCAATATATACGGAAAATTCAAGAACTAatgtaaaaaaacatttttatctttttatgtgttcgtgaaattaaaacattaaataaaatctgtGCAACGCACAGATCCATATCTAGTTACAAATAAAGAAAGCTTGATCAGAAAGTTTTTATACATgtgaggggggggggggttgaCCGGGAAAATACAAATCGACTAAAATACAACAAAAGAAACAGATGTAAAACCCCTATTCTCGTCCGCACAGTGAGTGAGTGTATGTAAGTTTGGATCCTCTTCTCGCCCCTCTCTCATTTCCTTGAATAGCTAGAACAAATCGGTCTGGCCTAATAGGACCATTGCCACTAGGCCAAACTGCCGGCCCAACTGATCCTCCTATGAGCTGGGCTGTCGTGCTTCTTGGTAGAGCCGAACGAAAACTTGGATCCAAACTACTTCCTGTTGACTTATGCTAGAATCATGGACCGGTTTAACGGGTcaaatctctatttttttaattttggatgaatataataaaaaaatttaggtcCGGCCTCGCCCAAAACATATTTAGTCTTCGTGCACAATAAAATTTTTTAGGtctttttttggtataaatcaaaaatttagAACCCTTTCTTGTGtgtccaaacaaaaaaaaaagacttttttcttgtataaaattaatattggAAGACCTTagaaaattcacaaaaaaatgATGGTCTGGTTAATTTGATTTCGGTCAACCAGATATATAGTAGTACGTTCTTGCATTCATGTATGATCATATATTTGATGACCATTGTGAAGAATAAGTTTATAAAGTTAATTGTTCTTGCAGGTGTGCCAGAGATTTTTTGTGAATCAGAAAATTTGTGTGAGTTTGTATTGTTTTAACTATGTAGTGTAAATGCATTTTGAATTCGGTCAACTATTATATCAATAGTGATACGTGATTAATCAAGTTTGGTTATTGTTACCTACGTTTCTGTTGAAATAAACATGtgtaatctatcttattaaaacagaaacattctaacttcttctaggtggattttaaaggtggtcatcacattattattattagcctaacatttcatttaaatatttccttaaagagTTTAATAACAAACACATATCATTTAAGTCCACCGTAATTATcctatcatttaactccaccgTATTTATCCTTTAACATCACATTTTTATCTATTCTTTCATTTAACATATACTCCATCGAACTTTCATATGAACATAAATATTTGACTATAATGTAACTCCACcgtaaattatttacaaaatatcagAATCATTTGactatcatttaactccaccgtatatattatataatagtacaaatataataattcctctcttttttttttgtcaacaataaTCCCTCTcttagtcaaatgaatacaacaaatgtctccaatataaatattatacgagtctgagttcttaaaaataaatataaaataaatagaaataaaaataaatgttacacatgttattaaaaatataaacgagTCTGAAACATGTCATTCCACAATTTTGACTATCTTGATCGAATTATCTCCCAAACCAATGGATTgaattaaccaaataatttaACATGTTTCAACCACATCGGTACtttttga contains these protein-coding regions:
- the LOC108840550 gene encoding uncharacterized protein LOC108840550 isoform X2 produces the protein MTQLGSRRVPGTEKAMQYLTLEADKLPEALEFYAKAFQAKLIDDEYENKSVQLKILNSYVIISPMGAGDCFLELPTDLNTIQRFRHDKRFAEVDLKRPIESESVMLKDPFGIYFLLVEKKKKNDHGGLLYYGRHPDPIAYEFPKDVRPDELCTIKLTALFVTRYGIAFLKALEEKIVASTEEWFGFLEVNHIRGSLFHDFLGVYASILEPSKEVDRSCDFMGKALELFFHLLQLEKVKMGVSKSVMEVDAFTAAADYLAYMDVVGYSDVMPLPQRRSVMIAQLKEQTLRRPMSAPLPSWSSTIFCVSPEVLGVIKLTAMFAARYGKRIGWELMEKVGKRPLFSFLDPSDDCGFTCYNMVVKVYSKVLENFELLYTTDIVLERYFQCLQWDEEKDELKDLDDLYSFVECVDSFAQMEDQDFYHFMGNLHHPHVYPFHDQTSLVHSRAHVLCPFHHETSPANVQEEGSSSVEVSVPTVNGRKVMEITVDSWLLEKVASLKEKIAKMMQMQAKELKLRRKSGGVLKEDKSLADNNVEAGEMLTATWRFSRWEV
- the LOC108840550 gene encoding uncharacterized protein LOC108840550 isoform X1; the encoded protein is MTQLGSRRVPGTEKAMQYLTLEADKLPEALEFYAKAFQAKLIDDEYENKSVQLKILNSYVIISPMGAGDCFLELPTDLNTIQRFRHDKRFAEVDLKRPIESESVMLKDPFGIYFLLVEKKKKNDHGGLLYYGRHPDPIAYEFPKDVRPDELCTIKLTALFVTRYGIAFLKALEEKIVASTEEWFGFLEVNHIRGSLFHDFLGVYASILEPSKEVDRSCDFMGKALELFFHLLQLEKVKMGVSKSVMEVDAFTAAADYLAYMDVVGYSDVMPLPQRRSVMIAQLKEQTLRRPMSAPLPSWSSTIFCVSPEVLGVIKLTAMFAARYGKRIGWELMEKVGKRPLFSFLDPSDDCGFTCYNMVVKVYSKVLENFELLYTTDIVLERYFQCLQWDEEKDELKDLDDLYSFVECVDSFAQMEDQDFYHFMGNLHHPHVYPFHDQTSLVHSRAHVLCPFHHETSPANVQEEGSSSVEVSVPTVNGRKVMEITVDSWLLEKVASLKEKIAKMMQMQAKELKLRRKSGGVLKEDKSLADNNVEAGEMLTATWRFSRWEVSGRSGTHSSTDRFFQVLGFSGLKIKTHSGIIKFQIRFESGLSRFGWVRF
- the LOC108840549 gene encoding uncharacterized protein LOC108840549, whose translation is MTQLDGYYSGRVLGTERAMRCLTLERGKVAEAVKLYAEAFQAKLIDDDYEDKSVQLKMLNSYVIISPMGACGDCFVELGTDLDSIGRLRHDKRFVEVEQKRPTGNESVMLKDPFGIYFVLIEEKKITRSSSGEAILNRRMMPSSIAYAFPQDIRPNELCTIKLTALFVIRYGIAFQKALEKIASTEFGFLNVNHIRRVVYIEFRRVYASILKPSKEVNRSCDFLGKALELFFHLLQLEQVKMGVCRRSVMEVDAFTAAADYLAYMDVVGYSDVMPLPQRRSVMIAQLKEQTLRRPMSAPWSTIFGVSPEVLGVIKLTAMFAARYGKRIGWELMEKVGKRPLFSFLDPSDHCGFTCYNMVVKVYSKVLENFELLYTTDIVLERYFQCLPWGEEKDELKDLDDLYSFVECVDSFAQMEDQDFYHFMGNLQPHVYPFHDQTSLVHSRVHVLCPFHHETSPANVQEEGSSSVEVSVPTVNGRKVLEITVDSWLLEKVASLKEKIAKMMQMQAKELKLRRKSGGVLKEDKSLADNNVEAGQMLTATWRFSRWEVNGGSIMDA